GTGCAGAGGGAATCACTGGACACCAAGGGCAGTGTTGGTGGGCCTCGTCGTAGGGAGCGGAATTCAAAGGGGTGaaggtggaggaaagagaaggatggGGTGCGGACACACCCCGAGGAAAAGTAGAACTCAAGGAGAATAGTGGAATCCGAAAAGGATGGGGAAAGCCAGTCCAGCGGCACAGCCTGTAACACCAGCTACACAGGAGGCTGCAGcaagaggatcataagttcaaggccaacctgagctgcaGAGTGAGGTATGGGGAcgtgcctagcatgtgtgagttcaaggccagcctgagctgcagagtgagGTATGGGGAcgtgcctagcatgtgtgagttcaaggccagcctgagctgcagagtgagGTATGAGGAcgtgcctagcatgtgtgagttcaaggccagcctgagctgcagagtgagGTATGGGGAcgtgcctagcatgtgtgaggctctgggtcctATCCCTAGTATGGCCCCAAAAAtgaaaggaggggctggagagatagctcagtggcgattccagaggccctgggttcagttcccagcacccacgtggacgctcacaactccagttccagagaattcaATGCTACTTTTAGGTGTGCACGGTGTTAGGCTTACAGGTAGAGCACGGACGGACATGctggtaaaacactcatacatagaattaaatttaaaaaaaaacaactttttttttttgaaacagggtttctctgtgtagctttggctgtcctggaatttgctctatagaccaggctggtctcgaactcagagatccacttgcctctgcctaccaagtgctgggatgaacagcatgcgccaccatgcccagccctaaacaaaacaacaacaaaacaaaaaaaccctaacttttggttttgtttattttggtttttctctgtgtaaccctggctgtcctggaactggctctatagaccaggctggcctggaactcaaagattcgtctgcctctgcctcccaagtcctgggattaaaggtgtgcgccaccatcacccagctgttttttgtttgtttgttttttgagacagggtttctgcctccccaagtcCCAGGATtaattaaaggcttgcatcactTCCtcccagctcaaaaaaaaaatatttttaaagaaaagaaaatgagaaagccgAAGATCAGATGGGGAAGTGAGCTCAGGAGCGCAGGGATGTGGGAAGGAGGGACCCAGAGTTATTTGAGAACTGGATTGTAGCGGGTTTCGAGGCAACTCAGAGTTCAATTCCAAGGGCGTGGCCTTGAGATGGCCAGGTGGAGGCTCTGGGATGGGAGAGTTTGAAGGAGAGACAGGGTCTAGCTTGCAAGGCAAGAGGCCTAGCCTACTGGCCTACAGCCCCCAGGTaactggggaaggagagggcgGGCCCTGCCTGCAAGGGGTGGGGCCTCGTTGGGTGGGCGTgatgccccgccccgccccgccccccgacGTCGAGTCCCGCACCAGCCCGGGGCAACTGGCACTCTCAGCCTGATTCCCCCCAAGCGGAGCTgcggggccgggccgggccggggcgGACCCCGGGATCCCGGACGCGGCCGCCCGGGCCCGCGGGCGGGGGGATTGGCAGGGGACCCGCGTGGGCACAGCCACCATGGAGTTCCGGCAAGAGGAGTTTCGGAAGCTGGCGGGGCGCGCCCTGGGGAGGCTGCACCGGTGAGCTTGGTGGGGTTCCTGGGAGGGGAAGGGTGAGGACGCCTCCTTTCCACCCCGGAGCAGACggacagagggagaagagagatgaCACCCCGGCACTGTGGGGAGGCCCACCCATCTGTCCAGGATTCCGCCCTGTCGACGCTGGCCTCCCACTGCCTGGTCCaccatcctcttcctcccctgcaCCTCACCCCACCTTGGGCTTGACTTTTCTTTGAGATTGTGTATCCCTCCCTATTCTCTGGGTGTCTGtccacctgtctcctctctctgggtTCCTCGTCTGTCCCTTCCCTCTGATCAGGAGCCATGGAGCTCACTAGCTGTCCATCGGTCCTGACTCTGCGCCTCTCGCACGGCCCTCCCGTTCTTCCTCTCTGGACCGCTGGCCCCCACTCGGGTCTCTGTTTCTCTTGGAATCTCTGACTGTTCCCCTGGACTGCTCTCCCATCTCTTTTCATCCTCTTTCTCAGATTCTGTCCCTAGAGGCATTTAATCTGGAGCTAAAGCGGATTGGGGCTGTTGGTTCTTGTCCTTGAGGGGGGTTAAGCCGAGAGGAAAAAGCTGGGGTATCCCAGGTTCAGGAGGGGGTGGTGAGGGAGTTTCAGGCCACAAAACCAAATTAATCTTGGGAGGTAATGTGGACTTCCCAAGGGATATAGGCTAGAACTGTGTGAGATTTGCTCCCACCCAGGACCATGATTCCAGTGACCCCAGTGTCCCTTGAGGTAGCCTGGACACCTCCCAgcctcacccccaaccccagctctGGCTCCAAGTCAGAGAAATTACTCAGCTCTCCAGAAACCTAAAAATATCTATTCACGGTGCGGGGAGGAGATGGCCTCGTGGGCATGGCGCCCTTAGGGCCCGCTTCCTCCATCCAGGGCCCTGGTCCATCCTTACGTGGTCCTCGGTCCATCTCCCTGGGCCGCCTGAGTCTAATGTCAGTCCGACAGTCCAGCTTACTGTGGCTCACATCCTGGCTCCCAAGTTACCCCACCCTCTGGTAACACCAGAGGAGAGGGATAGGGGTGAGGTggacagagggaggcaggaggtgcagtgggggggttgggggagctGAGATGGCTTCACCTCTCCTAGTTTTCcaatccccatcccctccccaccctttTTTCTCGCCTCCTTTCACGAGTTTCTCAAAATACACCAGTGTGAAGTCAGGGGAGAGAAAGACGTGCTGGTGGGGGGGCTGCAGGGGTGAGAGCGGGAGGGGGGTGTTCTTTAGGCCCTCCCTCTCAATCTCTCCACTTCCTTTCCGGCCCCCAGCCTTGCCTTTCCTCTCCAAACTCAGAGACCCCAGGAGAAGCAACATAAAGCTGGGGAGGTGGCAAGCATTTATTTGCTTACAGAACCAGAATTCACTTTGACAGAGGGGGTGAGCATCGATGGCTGAGGACCACACTTATCATTTGAACACAGATCATTCTTCCCAAGCCTGGAACGGGATAAGAGCTACAGATGTTCCTGGAGATGGAGAAGGCTGGTGctagctgggggctgggggtgtcTTTTGGACCAAGATAACCCAGGGTGTCTTCGGACAAAGAGGAGCCGGGAGCCAGGGCGTTTTGCTTCTTCCGGCCAGGTTCTGGGCAGGGCAGTGCTGGGGGTCAGGAATGGATCAGGCCCAAGTTGCTTTCctcctgtgtgaccttggacctGTGACATCTGTTTTTGAAGTCTCAGTTTCCTAATTCTATGATAGGAAGAAACCAGAAATCTACCAAGGCATAGGGAAGATGCGGGAGTGGGGAGGCCCTTCAGAGAGCAGCTGAGACTCGGCTTCCTTTGGGGAACTCCACCCTAAGGGACACCTCCCCTCACCAAGTCCTTGGCCTAAGTGGGGTCATTCAGAGAGGAGACGGGGCTTCTCTGTGACTCTTGctattctgagacaaggtctccggtagcccaggctggcccttgaactcctgatcactGCCTGGCCCCAGCTGCACTGCGCTGTGCGGTGGCCGCCTGTGTCCCGTCTCGTATGATACTCAGGATCCCTGTTTGAAAAGCCTGGCTTGGAGAGATCTGACATCTAATACACACAACAAATATCAAAATTCTGGGGCTAGACCCTTGCCTGCAGTTTCAGAGTCAGTCAAATATCAGAAATCAGCCTGGGTCAAATTCCACTCTCACAGGGAATGCTCTGTGGAGGGGAACATGCGGGGTCCTTCTACCCCATGTCGTTCATCCTGGgggctttgattcccagctctcGGACTCTGTCTAcaccctctctctttctatctccagaccccccacttttttttttggacaggctCCTGTGcatctttggctggcctggaactcagagagatcctgcctctgccttaaagtactgtgattaaaggcgagcgccaccataTGGCTTGTTTTGTTGAGACTAAGTCTGGTGTAACTCAGGctgaatgaccttgaattctgatcctcctgcctccgcttctaagtgtgattacagatgtgtgccagtCAGTGTACCTGGCTTCTCGGTGCTGGGGTAGAACTCAGACCTCCCCACATgttggcaagtgctctgccaactGGGCTgcatctctcttctccctcacttGTCCCacactgtggcccaggctggtctggagatcgcagtaatcctcctgcctcagcctcacaagtgctgggattacaggcgtgaacCACCACGCCTGGTTCCTACCTCCACCCCTTTCTTGCccgcccctccccacctcctcaagTCTCAGGATGgggctgtgggctgtgttctttggtccgccgcccctccccccaggccgTCTGGCTGTTCTTTCCTCCCCCGTCCCAGTCTCCCTCGCCTCCATCTGTTCTCACCCCTTCCTGGGATCCAGCCGGATCCCCTGGCTGCCTACCCGCCTCAGAGGGGCCACGCTGAACTCTCAAGGTCCCCATACTTCAGGCACCTCATTGGCCTCCGATCATCTGTCCCCGATGTCTCCTCATCTCTCCATTTCCCAATATCAGAGGCTCTctgcccttcccaccccacctctgtgTCTCTTACTTAAAGTCAGGgagttccttctctctcccctgagtctctgtctttctctgaccttctctcctttctctaggTCTCCGTCATCCCCCCACTCTGGGTTTCTTATCTtttgtgctctctctttctctctctgagtctCTCCCCTTTCATTAGGTCCCCCCAGTTCTCCGTCTACTCCCCATGTTCCTGTCCCACTCTTTGCCTCTCCATCTCAGCACTCTCCCCACCTGTCTCCAGGTcaggccctcctgcctccagcagcCTCTCTGGCTGGGAGACAGCCCCTCCTTGAGCTCTATCCATCATCACAGACTCAATCCTGGATGCAGATCGGGCGGAGGCGAGTCACGCTGGGGAATGAATGCGCCAATCTCCCTACCATCTGTCCCCCGCCAGGACACCAGCCACCactccccctccctgctccctagGCTGACAGTCTGAACCCCAGAGTCCCCAGGGGCCCCAAACTGGACTGCTGGACTCAGCACCATCGGGGACTCCCCAAACCCACATATCTGGGGCCTTGAAGCAGGGCGATCacgggaagggggaggggagggggctgtcTGTATATATAGCCGAGGTGGCTCGAAGCATCTGCTCTGTTGACACCTTTGCGCAGGCCTCTTTGTACCTTTGCTGACTCAAATAGACTTGGATCTGCATCTGCCAGAGGGGGCTGGGGACATCTTGGAGTTGGCGGTGGGGCTCGCAGGCACCCGCTCTTTGATTCCAAAGGGTGGTGTGGAGTCTGTAACTCCccagtggagagagggagaaggtgaCTGAAGATCTTGACTCCAGTGGCCTGGACTCCTGGCACTGGAAGGAATTCCGACTCAGAATTCTGGGTCTGACAAAAGACGTGGTTTTTCCATGCACTCCTCCGTCACAGGGAGGAGAGGGCACCCTGAGttcttggagggagggaggaaagacagaTCAGAGATGATCCTGGTGAGGGCAGCAAAGCAAGGTTAAGCCAGGAACCCCTGTGCCccgggaggaggggcctggactgCTGAGACTTTGCTTCTGGCGGCCCTGCAGGTTACTGGAGAAGCGTCAGGAAGGCGCGGAGACACTGGAGCTGAGCGCCGACGGGCGCCCAGTGACCACGCACACGCGGGACCCGCCTGTGCTGGACTGCACCTGCTTTGGCCTCCCTCGCCGCTATATCATCGCCATCATGAGTGGTCTGGGTTTCTGCATCAGCTTCGGCATCCGCTGCAACCTGGGCGTGGCCATCGTGTCCATGGTCAACAACAGCACGACCCACCGTGGGGGCCACGTGGTGGTGCAGGTAGCTGCTCTAGCGAGCCCTGCTCACGGCCCGTGATGTCACACGCGGCCACTTCACACTCCTTCCCAGCTACACTCTGCCCAGCGTGCCTCCCTACAGATCTGCCCTTACTCCGGTCCCTGCCTTCCTAAGCCCCGCCCTGATACAAAGAAAGCTCCACCCCTTCCCATACCAGATTAGGAAATGTCACACCAGTATTAGGTATGATACTTATTACCTCGGTCCATTTTGGACCTTCTAGCCAGTTCTCTTACTGCTGCGTCCCGCGTTTATGTTCTCGGGTCACATTTATATCATTTCACTCCTATCTCAAGCTCCTTCCCAAATTTACCTCTGCCTTTGCCCACCTGATTAGTTCGGGCCCACACCGAAAGCCTTGTCCAAACTCAGATTTATGCTGTTTTAACTTGGGTATTATAGAAGCCATGACCATGACcggaaaaaggggggaaaaatcttGGTTTGGTCTGTAGCTTACCTGAAGCCCCATCCTCTGCTCCAATATAATAAGGCGCACCCCTAATTTAGCTACTTCTTGGCCCTGCCTAGGCCCCATACAGGTCTGTCCACAGACAGGAGGCAGTCACTCCCACACTTGGGGATGTTCAGGGAGGGGATACTGAGGTAAGCAAGCAAGTAGCACTAGGCTTCTAGGCAGCAGCGCTTATAGTTAGAGGACCGTATAGGACTAGCTCTAGCAACCTGGAAGAGCGGAGTTCCGGTGAGCTCTGGCTGGCAGGtttgggcagggggaggggatcTGGTTGCTGGTTGTCTGAGACACGAAATCTGTGGGTGCTGATTGACAGAGGGTAGAGTCTGGAGAGCGGTTAGTGTGATGTGCATTTTGACCCGCAGAAAGCTCAGTTCAACTGGGATCCAGAGACTGTCGGCCTCATACATGGCTCCTTTTTCTGGGGCTACATCGTCACTCAGATTCCAGGAGGATTTATATGCCAAAAATTCGCAGCTAACAGGTACAGTGGCGGCATCTCAAGGTGGCAGAaactgcagctgtgtgtgtgtgtgtggtgtgtggtggagctagaggtgtggccttgggttTGGCTCGGGGATATTGGGAGGGTCCTTGTTTGAGGGCATATCTTAGCGGTGTCCTTGAGTTCTGTGCAACTCGTGGCCTGTTGTGGGCAGGAAGGGCAGATCCTAGCGATGGTGGGAAGGCCAGATGGCCAGAACCACACGAGCACCTCTCTACACCTGCCTTGGTTAGACTCTTTCCTTTCCCACCTTCCCACCAGGGTCTTTGGCTTTGCCATCGTGGCTACCTCCACCCTCAACATGCTGATCCCCTCAGCGGCCCGCGTCCACTACGGCGCGGTCATCTTTGTGAGGATCCTGCAGGGACTGGTAGAGGTAAAGCCGTCCCCTAAGCCCTGCCCCCTCTCTggccccacctcttccctctgaCCTCGCTGCTCCCTCCCTAGGGGGTCACATACCCTGCCTGCCATGGCATCTGGAGCAAATGGGCCCCTCCCTTAGAACGGAGTCGGCTGGCGACAACAGCCTTTTGTGGTGAGCAGGGACTGGGGACTGGCTCCGGAGTGGGGGGGTTGAGCTGTGATGCGGCAGATTCCAGGGCTGAGGGCGGGCTGCTCTCTACCCTCCTTGTCTCCTCAGGTTCCTATGCTGGGGCAGTGGTTGCCATGCCCCTGGCGGGGGTCCTGGTGCAGTATTCGGGGTGGAGCTCTGTCTTCTATGTCTATGGTGAGGGGACTCAAATGTATGGTTCTGGGCGGCACTGGGGCTGAGTGAGGCCAGATGTCACCCCGCTcccctcccgccccgcccccacaggCAGCTTCGGGATCTTTTGGTACCTGTTCTGGTTGCTGGTCTCCTATGAGTCACCGGCAATGCACCCCAGCATCTCAGAAGAGGAGCGGAAATACATCGAGGATGCCATCGGAGAGAGTGCCAAGCTCATGAACCCCGTTACGGTGCGGCGCGGCCGTGGGACCGGGCAGGGAGGACCCGAGTGTGCTGGCTCAAAGCTGTGCAGCGACTCAGAGAGGACAGGACTGCCAAGCAAATGGGGCTAGATGGGGTGTGGCCATACAGGCAGCTACttcaggggctgaggcaggaggattgcaagttcgaGGTcaggctataaagtgagttcaaggccaggctgggaagTTTAGTGAAGCTTTATTTCAAAAGTGAAAAGTGGGTTAGaggtatagctcaatggtagatcacttgcctagaataccccagtgagggactgggggtgtggctcagtgatagagtgcttgcctagcatgcatgaggtcatGGGTTCTATTCccattactgaaaaaaaaaaaagaaagaaagaaaaagaaaagaaactagctGGGCTAGATTCCATATTAGGCTGGATGGAGTTCGAGAATGGCAGGTACTGGACATAGAGTTAGGTACAAGGTGGCTGAGTTACAGCCACGGATGAGGCCTGGTTAAAAGCAGGAGAGGGGGATTAGAACTTGAGATTTTGCTAGATATTGCTGTGCGTACGGCTAAACTTTGTAGCGCGATTGAATAGACATTTTACTGGGCTCACATTTATGGGTTATCATGGGGTTTAATATCTGGAACTCAAGGAACCTCTGGGGAGTCAGGCCCCATCTTTTGTCCTTGTGATGCAACCTTAAAGCTGGAGTTTTAGAATTCCTAAGTCCCCAGGAGTGAAGATGTGGCCCGTGCTAGAGGCTTCAGTGAGCTAGGGTGGGGTCCCTGAAGGGACATGAAGTTCCCAAGCCCTGGTGTCTGCCTTAGCATGGTCTGCTCTCCCCTCCGCCCCTCCCAGAAATTTAACACCCCCTGGAGGCGCTTCTTCACGTCCATGCCAGTCTACGCCATCATCGTGGCCAACTTTTGCCGCAGCTGGACCTTCTACCTGCTGCTCATCTCGCAGCCCGCCTACTTTGAAGAAGTGTTCGGCTTTGAGATCAGCAAGGTTAGGGTGCAGGAGTCTGGGCTcggtgggggtgagggagagcGCGCCTGCGTGCCTAGGCAGGACCGAGGAGGCTGTGCTCACCCAAGGGGAGGGGCTGCCTGTCCACCTGTTCCCACAGGTGGGCCTGGTGTCGGCGCTGCCGCACCTCGTCATGACCATCATCGTGCCCATCGGAGGCCAGATCGCCGACTTCCTGCGCAGTCGCCGGATAATGTCCACCACCAATGTGCGAAAGCTGATGAACTGCGGCGGTGAGTGGGTGCAGCCCGCGTGGAGCCCGCGCGTGGAGCAGAGCGCAAAGGGGAGGGTCTGATGGGCAGGGTAGAGGTGGGGGCCACAGGGCGTGGCTGACCCGACCCCATCTGAGGGAGTAAGGGCCGTGTGCAACACTTCCGGGAAGCCAGGGTTGGAGACCACCATGTGGGAAGGGTAGGCAGATGAGCGGTCTAGAGATGACACCGAGCTGGAAGAGTGGGACCTTCCCGAGGTGAAGCCAGACTTAActagtctgggggtgggggtggggatgggggtgctgGGACTGGGGGAGCTGAGTCCTGTATAACCCTAAAACCTAAAGTCCTATAACTCTAAAATGGCCACAACTGGGGTTTTGGGGAGATAGGTCATGGGTGGAGACTTGGGAACACCAGACTGTGAGTGGGGGACCTAGCAAGATGGTTGAGAATGGGGACCAGGGGAGATGGGGACCTGAGTGGGGTCCTTATGTGATAGGGACACAGAAGTGAGTTCTGAGGGTTCAGAGATGGGGTGTTGGGTCTTGCGGAGTGTGGCTTAGTCAGAAGGTGGGACACTGGGCCCTTGTAAGGCAGAGCCGTCAGAAGATATGGCTTGGGTGGGTCTTGGGGAAGCAGGACCCTCTCTGGTTTGGGGAAACTGGTCAGGTGTTCTGCAGGTCAGAGTGGCCAGGTGGGGTCGATAGAAGGGGGCTGGGGTGAGATCACGGCTGGGCATGTGGGCAGGATGGCCAGTAGGGTCACAACGGGTACTTGGGAGACATGGCCCTCCGCAGGCTTCGGGATGGAAGCCACGCTGCTGCTGGTGGTCGGATATTCACACTCCAAGGGTGTGGCCATCTCCTTCCTCGTCCTGGCTGTGGGCTTCAGTGGCTTTGCCATCTCTGGTGAGAACCCCAGATGGGTAGCTGGGGGTATTGGAGTCAGCTTGGGCCCTGAAATGGGCttcttgggggctagagagatgtctcggCAGTTAAGACTTGctactcttttagaggacctgaatttggttcccagcatctacccAACTGCCAGTAGTGGATCatgcgccctcttctggcctctatgggccctgcactcacatgtgtataCCCTCACCCAGGCATACACATTAATaagtatactttttaaaaacgaATGCCTCAGAAGAGCGGAGGAGATGGGTGGGTGTGAGACTGCAGTGGGGACTTGGTGCGACAGCTGCTGACTTGATCCCCACCAGGGTTTAACGTGAACCACTTGGACATCGCCCCTCGCTATGCCAGCATCTTGATGGGCATCTCCAACGGCGTGGGCACACTGTCTGGGATGGTGTGCCCCATCATCGTGGGCGCAATGACCAAGCACAAGGTTAGCACAGCCCTCCCAGTGCATGCCTGGAACCTTCTGacacccagccccctcccctccctttctcttattaattaattaattaattggtctctttctttctttcttcctttctttcttttttaagacagggtttcacgccaggcggtggtggcacacaccattaatcccagcacttgggaggcagaggcaggcagatctctgtgagtttgaggtcagcctgggctgcagagtgagttctaggacagccaagactacacagagaagccctgtctcgaaaagtcgaaaaaccagaaaaaaaaaaaaaaagagagagagagagagagacagacagggtttctctgtgtagtcctggctgtcctggaactcactctgtagatcaggctggcctcaaattcagagattttatctcttaaaacatctttttttttttttttttttttttttttttgagacaaggtttctctgtgtagcttttcacctttcctggaatttgatttgtagcccaggctggcctcggaactcacagagatccgcctgcctctgcctcccaagtgctgggattaaaggcgtgcgccaccaccgcctggcaaaacatctatttttattagtttaattttttattagcaTGTGTGAGCTTTTTTGTGGTATGGAGTATACATTGGTTCCCTCTTCCACCATGGGGTCCCAGGGTAGAACTCAGGTCGCCAGGGTTGGCAGCCTCtctacccactgaatcatctcaccaaccctattttttttaagtcggagtctcattatatagtcctggctggtctggagctctgtgtagaccaggttggcctcgaactcacagagatccgcctgtcacTGTGCTCC
The sequence above is drawn from the Peromyscus leucopus breed LL Stock chromosome 1, UCI_PerLeu_2.1, whole genome shotgun sequence genome and encodes:
- the Slc17a7 gene encoding vesicular glutamate transporter 1 isoform X1, with the protein product MEFRQEEFRKLAGRALGRLHRLLEKRQEGAETLELSADGRPVTTHTRDPPVLDCTCFGLPRRYIIAIMSGLGFCISFGIRCNLGVAIVSMVNNSTTHRGGHVVVQKAQFNWDPETVGLIHGSFFWGYIVTQIPGGFICQKFAANRVFGFAIVATSTLNMLIPSAARVHYGAVIFVRILQGLVEGVTYPACHGIWSKWAPPLERSRLATTAFCGSYAGAVVAMPLAGVLVQYSGWSSVFYVYGSFGIFWYLFWLLVSYESPAMHPSISEEERKYIEDAIGESAKLMNPVTKFNTPWRRFFTSMPVYAIIVANFCRSWTFYLLLISQPAYFEEVFGFEISKVGLVSALPHLVMTIIVPIGGQIADFLRSRRIMSTTNVRKLMNCGGFGMEATLLLVVGYSHSKGVAISFLVLAVGFSGFAISGFNVNHLDIAPRYASILMGISNGVGTLSGMVCPIIVGAMTKHKTREEWQYVFLIASLVHYGGVIFYGVFASGEKQPWAEPEEMSEEKCGFVGHDQLAGSDESELEDEAEPPGAPPAPPPSYGATHSTVQPPRPPPPVRDY
- the Slc17a7 gene encoding vesicular glutamate transporter 1 isoform X2, whose amino-acid sequence is MEFRQEEFRKLAGRALGRLHRLLEKRQEGAETLELSADGRPVTTHTRDPPVLDCTCFGLPRRYIIAIMSGLGFCISFGIRCNLGVAIVSMVNNSTTHRGGHVVVQAPYRSVHRQEAVTPTLGDVQGGDTEKAQFNWDPETVGLIHGSFFWGYIVTQIPGGFICQKFAANRVFGFAIVATSTLNMLIPSAARVHYGAVIFVRILQGLVEGVTYPACHGIWSKWAPPLERSRLATTAFCGSYAGAVVAMPLAGVLVQYSGWSSVFYVYGSFGIFWYLFWLLVSYESPAMHPSISEEERKYIEDAIGESAKLMNPVTKFNTPWRRFFTSMPVYAIIVANFCRSWTFYLLLISQPAYFEEVFGFEISKVGLVSALPHLVMTIIVPIGGQIADFLRSRRIMSTTNVRKLMNCGGFGMEATLLLVVGYSHSKGVAISFLVLAVGFSGFAISGFNVNHLDIAPRYASILMGISNGVGTLSGMVCPIIVGAMTKHKTREEWQYVFLIASLVHYGGVIFYGVFASGEKQPWAEPEEMSEEKCGFVGHDQLAGSDESELEDEAEPPGAPPAPPPSYGATHSTVQPPRPPPPVRDY